In the Hordeum vulgare subsp. vulgare chromosome 7H, MorexV3_pseudomolecules_assembly, whole genome shotgun sequence genome, one interval contains:
- the LOC123408584 gene encoding MADS-box transcription factor 29-like isoform X2 — protein MVDDDDGVSRRATFGELLTEAQELDALCEADVGVLVFDSAGRQMDYCSPHTSWSELTQRYKSISNDKFQGINPDDDHQLLAEISRLRRERDRLEASVRRQSGDDLPPAATAELGDLEQQQQRALAKVREMKEKLLQQQLDESYHRVHILEDQNSFLRHMMSEEGRQRAAVEASAVVAELMAPPIQPATLFGGFFPEVKEEGASTSLRLWPQQFPGCGN, from the exons atggtcgacgacgacgacggcgtctCGCGGCGGGCCACCTTCGGCGAGCTGCTGACGGAGGCGCAGGAGCTCGACGCGCTCTGCGAGGCGGACGTCGGCGTCCTCGTCTTCGACAGCGCCGGCAGGCAGATGGACTACTGCAGCCCCCACACCAG TTGGAGCGAGCTAACGCAGCGCTACAAGAGCATCAGCAACGACAAGTTCCAGGGGATAAATCCTGATGATGACCATCAG CTGTTGGCCGAAATCTCAAGGTTGAGGCGTGAGCGTGACCGCCTCGAGGCCAGCGTGAGGAGGCAGTCCGGAGACGACTTGCCACCCGCCGCAACCGCGGAGCTCGGCGATCTGGAGCAGCAGCAACAGCGTGCACTTGCTAAAGTCCGTGAGATGAAG GAAAAACTGCTGCAGCAGCAGTTGGACGAATCATACCACAGG GTGCACATCCTGGAGGACCAGAACAGTTTCCTTCGCCACATG ATGAGCGAGGAGGGGCGGCAACGTGCTGCCGTGGAGGCgtcggcggtggtggcggagctcATGGCGCCGCCGATACAGCCGGCCACACTGTTCGGGGGCTTCTTCCCGGAGGTGAAGGAGGAAGGGGCATCCACGTCGCTCCGGCTGTGGCCGCAGCAGTTTCCTGGCTGTGGCAATTAA
- the LOC123408584 gene encoding MADS-box transcription factor 29-like isoform X1 encodes MVDDDDGVSRRATFGELLTEAQELDALCEADVGVLVFDSAGRQMDYCSPHTSWSELTQRYKSISNDKFQGINPDDDHQQLLAEISRLRRERDRLEASVRRQSGDDLPPAATAELGDLEQQQQRALAKVREMKEKLLQQQLDESYHRVHILEDQNSFLRHMMSEEGRQRAAVEASAVVAELMAPPIQPATLFGGFFPEVKEEGASTSLRLWPQQFPGCGN; translated from the exons atggtcgacgacgacgacggcgtctCGCGGCGGGCCACCTTCGGCGAGCTGCTGACGGAGGCGCAGGAGCTCGACGCGCTCTGCGAGGCGGACGTCGGCGTCCTCGTCTTCGACAGCGCCGGCAGGCAGATGGACTACTGCAGCCCCCACACCAG TTGGAGCGAGCTAACGCAGCGCTACAAGAGCATCAGCAACGACAAGTTCCAGGGGATAAATCCTGATGATGACCATCAG CAGCTGTTGGCCGAAATCTCAAGGTTGAGGCGTGAGCGTGACCGCCTCGAGGCCAGCGTGAGGAGGCAGTCCGGAGACGACTTGCCACCCGCCGCAACCGCGGAGCTCGGCGATCTGGAGCAGCAGCAACAGCGTGCACTTGCTAAAGTCCGTGAGATGAAG GAAAAACTGCTGCAGCAGCAGTTGGACGAATCATACCACAGG GTGCACATCCTGGAGGACCAGAACAGTTTCCTTCGCCACATG ATGAGCGAGGAGGGGCGGCAACGTGCTGCCGTGGAGGCgtcggcggtggtggcggagctcATGGCGCCGCCGATACAGCCGGCCACACTGTTCGGGGGCTTCTTCCCGGAGGTGAAGGAGGAAGGGGCATCCACGTCGCTCCGGCTGTGGCCGCAGCAGTTTCCTGGCTGTGGCAATTAA